One genomic segment of Arachis duranensis cultivar V14167 chromosome 4, aradu.V14167.gnm2.J7QH, whole genome shotgun sequence includes these proteins:
- the LOC107483691 gene encoding galactan beta-1,4-galactosyltransferase GALS3 yields MAKEREKKLFVGVLGNYASELKLLLTTLLLLCAVATFLQFIPSRFTISASDLRFCISRVQSSPPPPSLSPPLTSTSSSSVSHLSTHEESKITLPPPPRPSPSPPPLTVEEDKVLENGIIKRAFNPYGSAAYNFITMGAYRGGFNTFAIIGLASKPLHLYSKPTYECQWLSSSPSQTPITTVGYKILPDWGYGRVYTVVIVNCTFSTSVNAGNTGGKLVLHASTSGGGDTNFNITDTIDVLNESPNSLDLSVFTSPPKYDYFYCGSSLYGNLNPQRVREWIAYHVKFFGPKSHFVIHDAGGVHEQVLEVLKPWMELGYVTLQDIRDQERFDGYYHNQFMVVNDCLHRYKFMAKWMFFFDVDEYIYVPPKSTIKSVLDSLSEYSQFTIEQMPMSSKICLSSDYGKTYRKWGFEKLVYKDSKKGIRRDRKYAVQPRSLYATGVHMSQNLAGKTTHKTEGKIMYYHYHGTIAEKRESCKMLVNSTQLTYEKTPYVLDTTMRDIAGVIKKFELKMIGSRLQKNRQ; encoded by the exons ATggcaaaagaaagggaaaagaagCTGTTTGTTGGAGTACTTGGGAACTATGCATCAGAGCTCAAACTTCTTCTCACAACGCTGCTTCTGTTGTGTGCAGTTGCAACTTTTCTTCAGTTCATCCCTTCACGTTTTACTATTTCTGCTTCCGATCTACGCTTCTGCATCTCAAGGGTGCAATCTTCGCCACCACCACCTTCACTTTCACCACCACTAACAAGCACTTCATCATCCTCAGTTTCACACCTTTCAACACACGAAGAAAGCAAAATCACACTGCCACCACCACCTCGACCATCACCGTCTCCGCCACCACTAACGGTGGAAGAAGATAAAGTCCTCGAAAATGGCATAATAAAACGTGCCTTCAATCCTTATGGTTCTGCGGCATATAACTTTATCACTATGGGAGCATACAGGGGAGGCTTCAACACTTTCGCTATTATCGGTCTAGCTTCAAAGCCTCTTCATCTTTATTCCAAACCAACCTATGAGTGTCAATggctctcttcttctccttctcagaCACCAATCACTACTGTGGGTTACAAAATCCTGCCAGATTGGGGTTACGGGAGAGTTTACACTGTAGTTATTGTCAACTGCACATTTTCAACTTCTGTTAATGCTGGTAACACTGGTGGAAAGTTAGTCCTTCATGCCTCAACAAGTGGTGGAGGCGATACTAACTTTAACATAACAGATACAATAGATGTACTCAATGAATCTCCAAATTCATTGGACCTTTCAGTTTTCACCTCTCCGCCAAAGTACGATTATTTCTATTGTGGTTCCTCCTTGTACGGAAATCTTAACCCACAGCGCGTGCGCGAGTGGATCGCTTACCACGTGAAATTCTTTGGTCCGAAGTCACATTTTGTGATCCATGATGCAGGTGGTGTTCATGAGCAGGTTCTCGAAGTTTTGAAACCTTGGATGGAGCTTGGGTATGTAACCTTACAGGACATAAGGGATCAAGAGAGGTTTGATGGTTACTATCATAACCAGTTCATGGTGGTGAATGATTGCTTGCATAGATATAAATTCATGGCGAAGTGGATGTTCTTCTTTGATGTTGATGAGTACATATATGTTCCGCCCAAGAGTACTATTAAGTCTGTGTTGGATTCACTTTCTGAGTACTCTCAGTTTACCATTGAACAGATGCCTATGAGTTCCAAGATTTGCCTGTCTTCTGATTATGGGAAAACTTACAG GAAATGGGGGTTTGAGAAGCTGGTGTACAAGGACTCAAAGAAGGGAATAAGAAGGGACAGAAAATATGCAGTGCAACCTCGTAGCTTGTATGCAACAGGGGTTCACATGTCACAGAATCTAGCAGGGaaaacaactcacaaaacagAAGGGAAAATCATGTATTACCACTACCATGGAACCATAGCAGAGAAGAGAGAATCATGCAAGATGCTTGTGAATTCAACACAGCTCACATATGAGAAAACCCCCTATGTTTTGGACACTACCATGAGAGACATTGCCGGTGTCATCAAGAAATTTGAGCTCAAGATGATTGGATCTAGGCTACAGAAAAATCGCCAATGA